A stretch of Saccharothrix texasensis DNA encodes these proteins:
- a CDS encoding response regulator transcription factor, which yields MSRLLLVEDDAALAEALARALRGLGHEVVVAGSGERALELLAERRAPTDLVLLDVMLPGVDGFEVCRRLRARDTVPVILLTARGDAVDVVVGLEGGADDYVVKPVEPRVLDARVKAVLRRSAPAHRPPTPHVHTIGDLELDTAAMVVTRDGVELGLTSTELRLLVEFAEHPGQVLSRQALLKRVWDYGFAGDSRLVDAAVARLRAKIEPEPANPVLLRTVRGFGYRLVKP from the coding sequence GTGTCGCGGTTGTTGCTCGTGGAGGACGACGCGGCGTTGGCGGAGGCGCTCGCGCGGGCGTTGCGGGGCCTCGGGCACGAGGTGGTGGTGGCCGGCAGCGGCGAACGGGCGTTGGAGCTGCTGGCCGAGCGGCGCGCGCCCACCGACCTGGTGCTGCTGGACGTGATGCTGCCCGGGGTGGACGGGTTCGAGGTGTGCCGCCGCCTGCGCGCCCGGGACACCGTGCCGGTGATCCTGTTGACCGCGCGTGGCGACGCGGTGGACGTCGTGGTCGGTTTGGAGGGCGGCGCCGACGACTACGTCGTGAAGCCGGTCGAGCCGAGGGTGCTCGACGCCAGGGTGAAGGCGGTCCTGCGCCGCTCCGCGCCCGCGCATCGACCGCCGACGCCGCACGTGCACACCATCGGCGACCTCGAGCTCGACACCGCCGCCATGGTGGTGACCCGCGACGGCGTCGAGCTGGGCCTCACGTCGACCGAGCTGCGCCTGCTGGTCGAGTTCGCCGAGCACCCGGGCCAGGTGCTGAGCAGGCAGGCGCTGCTCAAGCGGGTGTGGGACTACGGTTTCGCCGGCGACTCGCGGCTGGTCGACGCCGCCGTGGCCCGCCTGCGCGCGAAGATCGAGCCCGAACCGGCCAACCCCGTGCTGCTGCGCACCGTCCGGGGGTTCGGCTACCGCCTGGTCAAGCCGTGA
- a CDS encoding transcription termination factor Rho, short form gives MNHNDPSRTRLTSGVLDVVDRRAVLRTDGYLPGPDDATVAAHLVAEHGLRRGDEVHGRVAPPARDGRSPSLVTVEAVNGAHPRHSRSRPVFTDLVPAHPRERLRLETEAHELTTRVVDLVMPIGKGQRALVVAPPKAGKTTVLRAIAHGIAKNHPECHLMLVLVGERPEEVTDLARAVPAEVVAATFDHPPRDHAALAELAVERAKRLVELGRDVVVLLDSATRLGRAHNLAAPVSGRTLSGGVDAGALAGPKRFLGAARAVEDGGSLTIIASALVDTGSAGDALLFEEYKGTGNAELRLDRKAAARRVFPAVDVTQSGTRRDDLLLTPREATATRLLRRVLAGKEDAIDVLLDGLRKTRDNAEFLVRLTNTTPR, from the coding sequence TTGAACCACAACGATCCTTCCCGCACCCGCCTCACCTCCGGCGTCCTCGACGTCGTGGACCGCCGGGCCGTGCTGCGCACCGACGGCTACCTGCCGGGACCGGACGACGCCACCGTCGCGGCGCACCTCGTCGCCGAGCACGGGCTGCGGCGCGGTGACGAGGTGCACGGCCGCGTCGCACCACCGGCACGGGACGGCAGGTCGCCGTCGCTGGTCACGGTGGAGGCCGTCAACGGCGCGCACCCGCGCCACTCCCGGTCCCGGCCGGTGTTCACCGACCTGGTGCCCGCCCACCCGCGGGAGCGGCTGCGGCTGGAGACCGAGGCGCACGAGCTGACCACGCGGGTGGTCGACCTGGTGATGCCCATCGGCAAGGGGCAGCGCGCGTTGGTCGTCGCGCCGCCCAAAGCCGGCAAGACCACCGTCCTGCGGGCCATCGCGCACGGCATCGCCAAGAACCACCCGGAGTGCCACCTGATGCTCGTCCTGGTCGGCGAACGTCCGGAGGAGGTCACCGACCTCGCGCGAGCCGTGCCGGCCGAGGTCGTCGCCGCCACGTTCGACCACCCGCCGCGTGACCACGCGGCGCTCGCCGAGCTGGCCGTCGAACGCGCGAAACGCCTGGTCGAGCTGGGCCGGGACGTGGTGGTCCTGCTGGACTCCGCGACCAGGCTCGGCCGTGCCCACAACCTCGCCGCGCCGGTGTCCGGCCGGACCCTGTCCGGAGGTGTGGACGCCGGCGCCCTCGCCGGGCCCAAGCGGTTCCTGGGGGCCGCGCGCGCCGTCGAGGACGGCGGCTCGCTGACGATCATCGCCTCCGCGCTGGTCGACACCGGCTCCGCGGGCGACGCGCTGCTCTTCGAGGAGTACAAGGGCACCGGCAACGCCGAACTCCGGCTGGACCGCAAGGCCGCCGCCCGACGCGTGTTCCCCGCCGTGGACGTCACCCAGTCCGGCACGCGCCGCGACGACCTGCTGCTCACCCCCCGCGAAGCGACGGCGACCCGCCTGCTGCGCCGGGTCCTCGCCGGCAAGGAGGACGCGATCGACGTGCTCCTCGACGGCCTGCGCAAGACCCGCGACAACGCCGAGTTCCTCGTCCGCCTCACGAACACCACGCCACGCTGA
- a CDS encoding DMT family transporter produces the protein MTTTEDRPATVPPGTRVNPVLLAMAGSLCIALSSVFIKVSGASGSTSAFWRCLFSLPVLGALVWWERRRGTARRRLVLPLLAGVGLGVDFVLWGDAIALVGAGIATVLLSVQVVIVPAVAYLVFRERPSNRFLWAAPVLLGGIVLAGGLAGTPAFGPDPALGAVLALGAGVGFAAYLVLMRRSTGPGARDHTLFLATVSAGAVAVAIGVPTDRLDLSPGWPVLGWLLALALIGQIAGWLLISTALPRLSSATGATMMLLQPVGAILMGVVLLHERPSAPQLAGCLVVLGAVAFVSVGSRR, from the coding sequence GTGACCACGACCGAAGACCGTCCGGCGACCGTGCCGCCCGGGACGCGGGTGAACCCGGTGCTGCTCGCGATGGCGGGCAGCCTCTGCATCGCGCTGTCCTCGGTGTTCATCAAGGTGTCCGGCGCCAGCGGCAGCACCAGCGCGTTCTGGCGGTGCCTGTTCTCGCTTCCGGTGCTGGGCGCGCTGGTGTGGTGGGAACGGCGGCGTGGCACGGCGCGGCGGCGGTTGGTGCTGCCGCTGCTGGCGGGTGTCGGGCTCGGCGTGGACTTCGTGCTGTGGGGTGACGCGATCGCGCTGGTCGGCGCGGGCATCGCGACGGTGCTGCTGTCCGTGCAGGTGGTGATCGTGCCCGCGGTGGCGTACCTGGTGTTCCGGGAACGGCCGTCGAACCGCTTCTTGTGGGCCGCTCCGGTGCTGCTGGGCGGGATCGTGCTCGCGGGCGGTCTGGCGGGCACGCCGGCGTTCGGCCCCGACCCGGCCCTGGGCGCGGTGCTGGCCTTGGGCGCGGGCGTGGGGTTCGCCGCCTACCTGGTGCTGATGCGCCGCAGCACCGGACCCGGCGCCCGCGACCACACGTTGTTCCTCGCCACGGTGTCGGCGGGGGCGGTGGCGGTGGCGATCGGCGTGCCGACGGACCGGCTCGACCTGTCGCCGGGGTGGCCCGTGCTGGGCTGGCTGCTCGCGTTGGCGCTGATCGGCCAGATCGCGGGCTGGTTGCTGATCTCCACGGCGCTGCCCCGCCTGTCGAGTGCGACGGGCGCGACGATGATGCTGCTGCAGCCGGTCGGCGCGATCCTGATGGGTGTCGTGCTGCTGCACGAGCGGCCGAGCGCGCCGCAGCTGGCCGGGTGCCTGGTGGTGCTCGGCGCGGTCGCCTTCGTCAGCGTCGGGTCGCGCCGCTGA
- a CDS encoding RICIN domain-containing protein: MSRLSPRRWRAVLTAAAVGLATLLLPGGTAHAAPVTVDVGVQFTDTSGNLVQAHGGGVIKVGSYYYWFGENRHPDNLFRAVSVYRSTDLKTWEFRNNVLTQNSHSELRISWVERPKVVYNASTGQYVMWMHWENGQNYGEARAAVAYSSTVDGNYTYQGSFRPLGQHMSRDITLYKDDDGTAYMISAARENYDLHIYRLNADYRGVAQLVGNPWPGGHREAPALFKRNGVYFMLTSGATGWSPNQAKYATATSVSGPWSAMRNVGDSTTYRSQPAYVLPIQGTQTTSYLYLGDRWAGAWNAPVGDSSYVWLPITFSDNTTMNLSNAGQIVIDTAAGTITTVALTYNRISVRHSGKCLDIANASGADGAALMQYPCGSGQNQQFRLQSAGGSYYQVIARHSGKCLDVSDAATADGAAVVQWSCNTGQNQQWSLVDAGSGYSRLVARHSGKCLDLPSSSQDNLQFKQYPCGSGQNQQFQLTRV, from the coding sequence ATGTCCCGCTTGTCCCCGAGGCGGTGGCGCGCGGTGTTGACCGCCGCGGCCGTCGGTTTGGCAACCCTGCTGCTGCCCGGTGGCACGGCGCACGCCGCGCCCGTCACCGTCGACGTGGGGGTGCAGTTCACCGACACGAGCGGCAACCTCGTCCAGGCGCACGGCGGTGGCGTGATCAAGGTCGGCAGCTACTACTACTGGTTCGGCGAGAACCGGCACCCGGACAACCTGTTCCGCGCCGTCTCGGTCTACCGCTCGACCGACCTGAAGACGTGGGAGTTCCGCAACAACGTCCTCACCCAGAACAGCCACTCGGAGCTGCGCATCTCCTGGGTGGAACGACCGAAGGTCGTCTACAACGCCTCGACGGGCCAGTACGTCATGTGGATGCACTGGGAGAACGGGCAGAACTACGGCGAGGCGCGAGCGGCCGTGGCGTACTCGTCCACTGTGGACGGAAACTACACCTACCAGGGCAGCTTCCGGCCGCTCGGGCAGCACATGTCCCGTGACATCACGCTGTACAAGGACGACGACGGCACGGCGTACATGATCTCGGCCGCGCGGGAGAACTACGACCTGCACATCTACCGGCTCAACGCCGACTACCGGGGTGTCGCCCAGCTGGTCGGCAACCCGTGGCCGGGCGGGCACCGCGAAGCGCCTGCGTTGTTCAAGCGCAACGGCGTGTACTTCATGCTCACGTCCGGCGCCACGGGCTGGTCGCCGAACCAGGCGAAGTACGCCACCGCCACCAGCGTGTCCGGTCCCTGGAGCGCGATGCGCAACGTGGGCGACTCCACCACGTACCGCTCCCAACCCGCCTACGTGCTGCCGATCCAGGGCACCCAGACGACCTCCTACCTCTACCTGGGCGACCGCTGGGCGGGGGCCTGGAACGCGCCGGTCGGCGACTCCAGCTACGTCTGGCTCCCGATCACCTTCTCCGACAACACCACCATGAACCTGTCGAACGCCGGTCAGATCGTCATCGACACGGCCGCGGGCACGATCACCACCGTGGCCCTGACCTACAACCGGATCAGCGTGCGGCACTCCGGCAAGTGCCTCGACATCGCCAACGCCAGTGGCGCCGACGGCGCGGCCCTGATGCAGTACCCGTGCGGCAGCGGGCAGAACCAGCAGTTCCGCCTCCAGTCCGCGGGCGGGAGCTACTACCAGGTGATCGCCCGGCACTCCGGCAAGTGCCTGGACGTGAGCGACGCCGCCACGGCCGACGGCGCGGCCGTCGTGCAGTGGAGCTGCAACACCGGCCAGAACCAGCAGTGGTCCCTCGTGGACGCCGGGTCCGGCTACTCCCGGCTGGTCGCGCGGCACTCCGGCAAGTGCCTCGACCTGCCGAGCAGCTCGCAGGACAACCTGCAGTTCAAGCAGTACCCGTGCGGCAGCGGGCAGAACCAGCAGTTCCAGCTGACGCGCGTCTGA
- a CDS encoding tetratricopeptide repeat protein has product MGERLPSPGPRGNLADTYESAGDLTSAIPLHEKTLADRRRVLGPDQPHTLTARDELAGAHMAAGDLTTATALHEATFDACTRLLGPDRVETPAAAGNLAGAYEAARSAAPARCRRAAGTGPRRPASGRRPARAGGRRRSCR; this is encoded by the coding sequence GTGGGCGAAAGGCTCCCGTCACCTGGACCGCGCGGCAACCTCGCCGACACCTACGAGTCGGCGGGCGACCTCACGTCCGCGATCCCGTTGCACGAGAAGACCCTCGCCGACCGGCGGCGGGTGCTCGGGCCGGACCAACCCCACACGCTCACCGCCCGCGACGAACTCGCCGGCGCGCACATGGCCGCCGGTGACCTCACGACGGCCACCGCCTTGCATGAAGCCACCTTCGACGCCTGCACGAGGCTGCTCGGACCGGACCGGGTCGAAACCCCGGCCGCCGCAGGCAACCTGGCGGGCGCCTACGAGGCCGCGCGGTCCGCCGCGCCTGCGCGATGTCGGCGGGCTGCCGGAACGGGTCCTCGTCGTCCGGCGTCCGGGCGACGGCCTGCACGAGCCGGTGGACGCCGACGGTCGTGCCGGTGA
- a CDS encoding TNT domain-containing protein: protein MRGFAKFATAVSSILLAAALVAAPSAHAQPHDPGECSEELYHGDRRLGPERLPVVGEVARQLAGYSRTGDLSEEEFLDTYYDDATGSWRYPPEDGYEVGPDGLPIKWQETLGEGEWIDRYGSEYGGFLAPDGLPYTARSIPPQSLVGVPAAACNYHVYVVLRDFTVDAGPIAPWFAQSGGGLQYQLRGELVPDAPERLNVAWLLEHGYLRSLR from the coding sequence ATGCGAGGGTTCGCCAAGTTCGCCACCGCCGTGTCGTCCATCCTGTTGGCAGCCGCCCTGGTCGCCGCACCGTCCGCGCACGCGCAGCCGCACGACCCCGGCGAGTGCTCCGAGGAGCTGTACCACGGCGACCGCCGGCTCGGGCCCGAGCGACTGCCCGTGGTGGGCGAGGTCGCCCGGCAGCTGGCCGGGTACAGCCGCACCGGGGACCTCTCCGAGGAGGAGTTCCTGGACACCTACTACGACGACGCGACCGGTTCGTGGCGCTACCCGCCGGAGGACGGCTACGAGGTGGGCCCGGACGGCCTTCCGATCAAGTGGCAGGAGACCCTGGGCGAAGGCGAGTGGATCGACCGCTACGGCAGCGAGTACGGCGGGTTCCTCGCGCCCGACGGCCTGCCGTACACCGCCCGCTCGATCCCGCCGCAGAGCCTCGTCGGCGTGCCCGCGGCGGCTTGCAACTACCACGTCTACGTCGTCCTCAGGGACTTCACCGTGGACGCGGGACCCATCGCGCCGTGGTTCGCCCAGTCCGGGGGCGGCCTCCAGTACCAGTTGCGCGGTGAGCTCGTGCCGGACGCACCGGAGCGGCTGAACGTGGCGTGGCTGCTGGAGCACGGCTACCTCCGGAGCCTGCGCTGA
- a CDS encoding cytochrome P450 produces MARGRLPLIGHAWPMMRDPLAFLGSLARQGPLVRIALGPVKAVVVCDAELAQRMFRDDRTFDKGGPFADRVRDVVGNNLSTCPHHEHRRQRRLLQPAFHVGRFDAYGRTMSAQIADRVGAWRDGQVLDVPAEMGMLATNVLTATMFSDTLTPAELKRSQEDADVLAADVLPRMMMPKALTKLPLPVNVRFERAHTRIRAMIEAIVRTRREEGGDRGDLLSALLAGYDEESTGADRTLSDHEVVNQMLTFHLAGSETTAVTLAWALHLIARHPDVERRLHAEVDAVLAGRTAGPEDVAALELTGRVITETLRLRSPVYILTREVTADTELGGHPLPAGTVLAYSPYPIHHDPELHPDPHRFDPDRWDPARTPARHAFVPFANGARKCIGDRFSLMEATMALASIVARWRLTHVPGDEDVRPATAAVIRPRRLRMRASSRVS; encoded by the coding sequence ATGGCACGAGGTCGGCTGCCGCTGATCGGGCACGCCTGGCCGATGATGCGCGACCCGTTGGCGTTCCTCGGCTCGCTCGCCCGCCAAGGCCCGCTGGTCCGGATCGCGCTCGGGCCGGTCAAGGCGGTCGTGGTCTGCGACGCCGAGCTGGCGCAGCGGATGTTCCGCGACGACCGCACGTTCGACAAGGGCGGCCCGTTCGCCGACCGGGTGCGGGACGTGGTCGGCAACAACCTGTCCACCTGCCCGCACCACGAGCACCGGAGGCAGCGCCGGCTGCTGCAACCCGCGTTCCACGTCGGCCGGTTCGACGCGTACGGGCGCACGATGTCCGCGCAGATCGCCGACCGGGTCGGCGCGTGGCGCGACGGGCAGGTCCTCGACGTGCCCGCCGAGATGGGCATGCTCGCCACGAACGTGCTCACCGCCACCATGTTCTCCGACACGCTGACGCCCGCCGAGCTCAAGCGCTCGCAGGAGGACGCGGACGTGCTCGCCGCCGACGTCCTGCCGCGCATGATGATGCCCAAGGCGCTCACCAAGCTGCCGCTGCCGGTCAACGTGCGGTTCGAGCGGGCGCACACCCGGATCAGGGCGATGATCGAGGCGATCGTCCGCACCCGGCGGGAGGAGGGCGGCGACCGGGGCGACCTGCTGTCCGCGCTGCTGGCCGGGTACGACGAGGAGTCCACCGGCGCGGACCGGACGCTGTCCGACCACGAGGTCGTCAACCAGATGCTGACCTTCCACCTCGCCGGCAGCGAGACGACCGCCGTGACCCTCGCCTGGGCGCTGCACCTGATCGCCCGGCACCCCGACGTCGAACGCCGCCTGCACGCCGAGGTGGACGCCGTGCTCGCCGGGCGGACCGCGGGACCCGAGGACGTGGCCGCGCTGGAGCTGACCGGGCGCGTGATCACCGAGACGCTGCGCCTGCGCTCGCCGGTGTACATCCTGACCCGCGAGGTCACCGCCGACACCGAGCTGGGCGGGCACCCGCTGCCGGCGGGCACGGTGCTGGCCTACAGCCCGTACCCCATCCACCACGACCCCGAGCTGCACCCGGACCCGCACCGCTTCGACCCCGACCGCTGGGACCCGGCCCGCACACCCGCGCGTCACGCGTTCGTGCCGTTCGCCAACGGCGCCCGCAAGTGCATCGGCGACAGGTTCAGCCTGATGGAGGCGACGATGGCGCTGGCGTCCATCGTCGCCCGGTGGCGGTTGACGCACGTGCCCGGCGACGAGGACGTCCGGCCCGCGACGGCGGCGGTGATCCGGCCGCGTCGACTGCGGATGCGGGCGTCGAGCCGGGTGTCCTAG
- a CDS encoding ATP-binding protein has translation MPPDLVLLSGVSFRGREIAGPRLRGLLALLAADLRAGCGAGRLADGLWPDERPANPPKAVQVLVSRARSLLGADVIARTPTGYRLALTEEQVDSSAVLLRAEDAARCSRAGDQAAALTHADAGLALWAGDPGADTGPVDALRAERTATYRALVRARALALARLGRAAEAVGPLAEVAAARPRDEEVLVELLRCEAATVGPATALARYDTYRRALRDELGTDPGPALLAEHRRLLQGAVPAVRHGVAHEPNPLLGRDDDVTAVEALLRTSRVTSIVGPGGLGKTRLAHAVARRAEAPLVTFVPLAAIAAAADVAHEVATALGVGGRRTPGGHVTGTGDVAAIAAKLAAGPSLLVLDNCEHVVDGVADLVRTLVSLTAEPRVLTTGRTPLGLTSESVYPLPELDLATSAELFGQRARAARPGVDLPEADVAELCRRLDGLPLALELAAARVRVLSVAEIVRRLDDRFALLRGGARDAPRRHHALHAVVDWSWNLLDPAGQAAMRALSAFPDGFTADAARVLLDALPTTTREADVVLEHLVDHSLVKVSDTPAGTRLRMLETVREFSAERLAAAGETDAVTTAFLGWARAFGLAGHADLFAADPHATAAAVQAEQENLLHALRSALDRDDRPTVAAVTAVLGGRWSLESNYPRLTALVRQTSPPLSSYRPEPAFVEVTRTALTVAAAYAFGSEGPRPSRSVVALRRLGVAEPDTVVRAVGWVVAALGDPARLGRLCDSAEPLVAAVANAFASYHREAVGDVDAALEAAGLALDVFTGHDLPWPRSFAHGRIAEICLRAGRGAQARDHLVAALPLLRRLGARVDVVGVRAWLVLANLQLGDPAEAERWLAGLTRVALDEEETTSVGYDLGIRAEVRFARGEVEPGLGLWRRALDRIRDAGLPDSDPWAAQARSTAVVAHARHDRLDLVADVADALPGPLTDLLTAPPVLAGQATCGTLLVAVAAADLARARRAGDPCRARPAARMLALAERFRFPRDFHPTMSAAAVRADAGRADRAAYDEAVSSYAALDPAGLRAAALDLLRGRPAQPDR, from the coding sequence GTGCCCCCCGACCTCGTCCTGCTGTCCGGGGTGTCCTTCCGCGGCCGGGAGATCGCCGGTCCGCGACTGCGCGGTCTCCTCGCGCTGCTCGCCGCCGACCTGCGCGCCGGCTGCGGCGCCGGGCGGCTGGCCGACGGGCTGTGGCCGGACGAGCGGCCGGCGAACCCGCCCAAGGCCGTGCAGGTCCTCGTGTCCCGGGCCCGGTCCCTGCTCGGCGCCGACGTGATCGCCCGGACCCCGACCGGCTACCGGCTGGCGCTGACCGAGGAGCAGGTCGACAGCTCGGCGGTGCTGCTCCGGGCCGAGGACGCCGCGCGGTGCTCGCGGGCAGGCGACCAGGCCGCGGCGCTCACGCACGCCGACGCCGGCCTGGCGTTGTGGGCCGGTGATCCCGGCGCCGACACGGGCCCGGTCGACGCCCTGCGCGCCGAGCGGACCGCGACCTACCGCGCGCTGGTCCGGGCGCGTGCGCTCGCCTTGGCGCGCCTCGGTCGAGCCGCCGAGGCGGTGGGCCCGCTGGCGGAGGTGGCGGCGGCACGCCCGCGCGACGAGGAGGTGCTGGTCGAGCTGCTGCGGTGCGAGGCGGCGACGGTCGGCCCGGCCACGGCGCTGGCCCGCTACGACACCTACCGGCGGGCGCTGCGCGACGAACTCGGCACGGACCCCGGCCCGGCGTTGCTGGCCGAGCACCGGCGGCTGCTCCAGGGCGCCGTGCCCGCGGTCCGGCACGGCGTCGCGCACGAGCCGAACCCGTTGCTGGGCCGGGACGACGACGTCACCGCCGTGGAGGCGCTGCTGCGCACCTCCCGCGTGACCTCGATCGTCGGGCCGGGCGGCCTCGGCAAGACCCGGCTCGCCCACGCCGTCGCCCGCCGCGCGGAGGCGCCGTTGGTGACGTTCGTGCCGCTGGCGGCCATCGCAGCCGCCGCCGACGTGGCCCACGAGGTGGCGACGGCCCTCGGCGTGGGCGGGCGCCGGACACCCGGCGGGCACGTCACGGGCACGGGCGACGTCGCCGCGATCGCGGCCAAGCTCGCCGCCGGCCCGTCCCTGCTGGTGCTGGACAACTGCGAGCACGTCGTCGACGGCGTCGCCGACCTGGTGCGGACCCTGGTGTCGCTGACCGCCGAGCCACGCGTCCTCACCACCGGTCGGACACCGCTGGGCCTGACGTCGGAGTCGGTGTACCCGCTGCCGGAGCTGGACCTGGCGACGAGCGCGGAGCTGTTCGGGCAGCGGGCGCGGGCCGCGCGGCCGGGCGTCGACCTGCCCGAGGCGGACGTGGCGGAGCTGTGCCGGCGCCTCGACGGGCTGCCGCTCGCCCTCGAACTGGCCGCCGCGCGGGTGCGGGTCCTGTCCGTGGCGGAGATCGTCCGGCGGCTCGACGACCGGTTCGCGCTGCTGCGCGGCGGGGCCCGGGACGCGCCGCGCCGCCACCACGCGCTGCACGCCGTCGTGGACTGGAGCTGGAACCTGCTGGACCCGGCCGGTCAGGCGGCGATGCGCGCGCTGTCGGCCTTCCCCGACGGGTTCACCGCCGACGCCGCCCGCGTGCTGCTCGACGCGCTGCCCACGACCACCCGCGAGGCGGACGTGGTGCTGGAGCACCTGGTCGACCACTCGTTGGTCAAGGTGTCCGACACCCCGGCGGGCACCCGGCTGCGGATGCTGGAGACCGTCCGGGAGTTCAGCGCCGAGCGGCTGGCGGCGGCGGGGGAGACCGACGCCGTGACGACCGCGTTCCTGGGGTGGGCGCGGGCGTTCGGCCTGGCCGGGCACGCGGACCTCTTCGCCGCCGACCCCCACGCCACGGCCGCCGCGGTCCAGGCGGAGCAGGAGAACCTGCTGCACGCGCTCCGATCGGCACTCGACCGCGACGACCGGCCCACCGTCGCGGCGGTCACCGCGGTCCTCGGCGGCCGGTGGAGCCTCGAGTCGAACTACCCGCGGCTCACGGCGCTGGTGCGGCAGACCTCCCCGCCGCTGTCGAGCTACCGGCCGGAGCCCGCGTTCGTCGAGGTGACCCGGACCGCGCTGACCGTGGCCGCGGCGTACGCGTTCGGCTCGGAGGGGCCGCGGCCGTCGCGGTCGGTCGTCGCGCTGCGCCGGCTCGGTGTGGCGGAGCCGGACACGGTGGTCCGGGCGGTCGGCTGGGTGGTCGCCGCGCTGGGCGACCCGGCGCGGCTGGGGCGGCTGTGCGACAGCGCCGAGCCGTTGGTGGCCGCCGTCGCGAACGCCTTCGCGAGCTACCACCGGGAAGCCGTCGGCGACGTCGACGCGGCGCTGGAGGCGGCGGGGCTGGCGCTCGACGTGTTCACCGGGCACGACCTGCCGTGGCCGCGTTCGTTCGCGCACGGCCGGATCGCCGAGATCTGCCTGCGCGCGGGCCGGGGCGCGCAGGCCCGCGACCACCTGGTCGCGGCGCTGCCGCTGCTGCGGCGACTCGGAGCCCGGGTCGACGTGGTCGGCGTGCGGGCGTGGCTCGTGCTGGCCAACCTCCAGCTCGGCGACCCGGCCGAGGCCGAGCGGTGGTTGGCCGGGCTCACGCGGGTCGCCCTCGACGAGGAGGAGACCACGTCGGTCGGCTACGACCTCGGCATCCGGGCCGAGGTGCGGTTCGCCCGCGGCGAGGTGGAGCCGGGCCTGGGGCTGTGGCGGCGGGCCCTGGACCGGATCCGCGACGCGGGCCTGCCCGACTCGGACCCGTGGGCGGCGCAAGCGCGGTCGACGGCCGTCGTCGCACACGCCCGGCACGACCGGCTCGACCTCGTCGCCGACGTCGCCGACGCGCTGCCCGGACCGCTGACCGACCTGCTGACCGCCCCGCCGGTCCTGGCGGGGCAGGCGACCTGCGGCACCCTGCTGGTGGCCGTCGCCGCCGCGGACCTCGCCCGCGCCCGCCGGGCCGGCGACCCGTGCCGCGCGCGGCCGGCGGCCCGGATGCTCGCCTTGGCCGAGCGCTTCCGGTTCCCGCGCGACTTCCACCCGACGATGTCCGCCGCCGCGGTCCGGGCGGACGCCGGACGCGCCGACCGGGCGGCGTACGACGAGGCGGTGTCGTCGTACGCCGCCCTGGACCCGGCCGGTCTCCGCGCGGCGGCGCTGGACCTGCTGCGCGGACGCCCGGCCCAGCCCGACCGCTGA
- a CDS encoding ABC transporter permease produces MTTITLAVRDSTTMLRRQLRHMARAWSVTLMLLAVPIVFLLLFVYVLGGTLGDGLGGSGGSGGRGAYVDYVTPGILLITIVGAVQGTAISVAIDMTTGIIARFRTMAIARVSVLTGHVLGSVLHTLFSLAVVLGVAVLVGFRPNATGVEWSAVAGVLTATAFAFAWLTVAMGLVTKTVAAAGNLPMPLTLLPFLGSGFVPTGSLPAGLRWFAEHQPLTPVMETLRGLLLGTPIGDAAVVALGWCAVIALVGYAWAKRLYDRDR; encoded by the coding sequence ATGACCACGATCACCCTCGCCGTGCGCGACTCGACCACGATGTTGCGCCGCCAGTTGCGGCACATGGCCCGCGCCTGGTCCGTGACGTTGATGCTGCTCGCCGTGCCGATCGTCTTCCTGCTGCTGTTCGTCTACGTGCTCGGCGGCACCCTCGGCGACGGCCTGGGCGGGTCCGGCGGGTCGGGCGGTCGCGGCGCCTACGTCGACTACGTGACGCCCGGCATCCTGCTGATCACCATCGTCGGGGCCGTGCAGGGCACCGCGATCTCGGTGGCGATCGACATGACGACGGGCATCATCGCCCGGTTCCGGACCATGGCCATCGCGCGGGTGTCCGTCCTGACCGGGCACGTGCTGGGCAGCGTGCTGCACACCCTGTTCAGCCTCGCCGTCGTCCTCGGGGTGGCCGTGCTCGTCGGGTTCCGGCCGAACGCGACCGGGGTCGAGTGGTCGGCGGTCGCCGGGGTGCTCACCGCGACCGCGTTCGCGTTCGCGTGGCTGACCGTCGCCATGGGGCTGGTGACGAAGACGGTCGCGGCGGCGGGCAACCTGCCCATGCCGTTGACGCTGCTGCCGTTCCTCGGCAGCGGGTTCGTGCCGACCGGGTCGCTGCCCGCCGGGCTGCGGTGGTTCGCCGAGCACCAGCCGCTCACCCCGGTCATGGAGACGCTGCGCGGCCTGCTCCTGGGCACGCCGATCGGGGACGCCGCCGTGGTCGCGCTCGGCTGGTGCGCCGTGATCGCCCTGGTCGGGTACGCGTGGGCGAAGCGGCTCTACGACCGGGACCGCTGA